One genomic segment of Panicum virgatum strain AP13 chromosome 2N, P.virgatum_v5, whole genome shotgun sequence includes these proteins:
- the LOC120659655 gene encoding uncharacterized protein LOC120659655, with translation MTQNSKRALRRDADTNSSCMEGGRSNYPTEMKKAVVSGGIQFTFKKCETKEGGEDYQRYFVFRESNALQESLLIAGCFLAIAILLLQKVQNGAEILRGSGGNNSDSADQRSLQFSILYQRIMKDQIKTKIDMLRIRNQIPWFVVEAVFTNSSLSELFGTRIDRLAMSCFDDLYPRVNKSKVKGGNLPSGGFKHLLHIFHWTRTPEEGKWLVHTKSDQEQPAKRFAEFYIPNATNLLESATSFKRLDSSSIDVAYSNKRISALMQVTPLHLFPYSYEIFYQLLNFEQRYPAYGLPVTAHFACKKSLLQTKADVKLLQKKGIVQNTMNKGEEDVLSFLHEPSGKGDRAS, from the exons ATGACCCAAAACTCAAAACGAGCCTTGCGACGAGACGCGGACACCAACTCAAGTTGTATGGAAGGTGGACGGTCGAATTACCCAACTGAAATGAAGAAAGCAGTAGTTAGTGGGGGAATACAGTTCACTTTTAAGAAATGCGAAACAAAAGAAGGCGGTGAGGATTATCAGAGGTACTTTGTTTTTAGAGAAAGCAATGCTCTCCAGGAATCATTGCTGATCGCGGGTTGCTTTTTAGCTATTGCGATTCTCTTGCTGCAGAAGGTCCAGAATGGTGCCGAAATTTTACGAGGGTCCGGAGGTAACAATAGTGATTCGGCAGATCAAAGGTCCCTGCAATTTTCAATTCTATACCAAAGAATAATGAAAGATCAGATAAAGACCAAAATCGACATGTTGCGCATCAGAAACCAGATTCCGTGGTTTGTCGTCGAGGCTGTATTTACAAATTCAAGCTTAAGCGAGCTGTTTGGCACCCGCATCGACAGACTAGCAATGTCGTGTTTTGATGATCTCTACCCTAGAGTGAACAAATCCAAGGTTAAGGGCGGCAACCTCCCATCCGGCGGCTTCAAACATCTACTGCACATCTTCCATTGGACCCGGACACCCGAAGAAGGCAAGTGGCTGGTGCATACAAAATCCGACCAAGAGCAGCCTGCAAAACGGTTTGCCGAGTTTTACATTCCTAATGCAACAAACTTGCTTGAATCCGCAACTAGTTTTAAACGGCTCGACAGTAGCTCGATCGATGTGGCATACTCTAACAAGAGAATATCAGCACTGATGCAAGTAACACCCCTGCACTTGTTCCCATACAGCTACGAAATTTTCTACCAGCTTCTGAACTTTGAACAGAGGTATCCGGCGTACGGGCTTCCCGTGACAGCCCATTTCGCATGTAAGAAAAGCCTATTACAGACCAAAGCAGATGTTAAACTACTGCAGAAGAAGGGCATCGTGCAGAACACGATGAATAAGGGGGAAGAGGATGTTCTGAGCTTTCTACACGAG CCTAGCGGAAAAGGTGATCGAGCATCATGA